The following are encoded in a window of Immundisolibacter sp. genomic DNA:
- a CDS encoding putative porin: MRSLMASFCGGLLLAAAIPASASVDGKLLDMLLANGSITAAQHAELSADLARETKAAQRAAGKQVKSEQLAALEQKLAWAANTQLKGDVRVRYENIHIEDELDNGGRDKDRQRIRARLGAFSQVNPEVEAGIQIASGGGKEARSTNQDMSDYFSKKDLWLDLAYIDYHPLQVPGLNVFGGKMKQPWLSVGDVIWDSDVNPEGAAATYKRQFGDAELFGSAGYFVLQDNIDGEGVQFEHDLRLYAGQVGARLAPADSVKVTLGGSVFGYDNDEDAPGTGALRANGNTTDEFRLYEAFGQLDLIGLPLPLSVYGQYVLNGAARGVDKGQDQAWLVGIMTRLFDVGVDYNYRDVQRNGVVGAFADSDFAAGYVGSRGHKLKLKYDLSKNFAVGASYFRAQSDVASRFTDDAGVSTLQMDVEAKF, from the coding sequence ATGCGTTCTTTGATGGCAAGTTTTTGTGGTGGCCTGCTATTGGCAGCTGCCATCCCGGCCAGCGCCTCGGTCGATGGCAAATTGCTTGACATGTTGCTCGCCAACGGCTCGATCACGGCCGCCCAGCATGCCGAGCTGTCCGCCGATCTGGCGCGCGAAACCAAGGCCGCGCAGCGCGCCGCCGGCAAGCAGGTCAAGTCCGAACAACTAGCAGCGCTGGAGCAGAAGCTGGCCTGGGCCGCCAATACCCAGCTCAAGGGCGACGTGCGAGTACGTTACGAGAACATCCACATCGAGGACGAGCTGGACAATGGCGGCCGCGACAAGGACCGTCAGCGTATCCGGGCTCGTCTGGGCGCCTTCAGCCAGGTCAATCCCGAGGTCGAGGCCGGCATCCAGATTGCATCGGGTGGCGGCAAGGAGGCCCGCTCCACCAACCAGGACATGAGTGATTACTTCAGCAAGAAAGATCTGTGGCTGGACCTGGCCTATATCGACTATCACCCGCTGCAGGTGCCGGGCCTGAACGTGTTCGGCGGCAAGATGAAGCAGCCGTGGCTCAGCGTCGGGGACGTGATCTGGGACAGCGACGTCAACCCCGAGGGCGCGGCGGCGACCTACAAGCGCCAATTCGGCGACGCCGAGCTGTTCGGCAGCGCCGGCTACTTCGTGCTGCAGGACAACATCGACGGCGAGGGCGTGCAGTTCGAGCATGACCTGCGCCTGTATGCCGGTCAGGTCGGCGCGCGCCTTGCCCCCGCCGACAGCGTGAAGGTGACGCTCGGCGGCAGTGTGTTCGGCTACGACAATGATGAAGACGCGCCGGGTACGGGCGCCCTGCGCGCCAACGGCAATACCACTGACGAGTTCCGGCTGTACGAGGCATTCGGTCAACTCGACCTGATCGGCTTGCCGCTGCCGTTGTCGGTATACGGCCAGTACGTGCTTAACGGCGCGGCACGGGGCGTGGACAAGGGCCAGGACCAGGCCTGGTTGGTCGGCATCATGACGCGCCTGTTTGATGTTGGCGTCGATTACAACTACCGCGACGTCCAGCGCAACGGCGTGGTCGGGGCGTTTGCCGACTCCGATTTTGCTGCCGGCTACGTTGGCTCGCGCGGCCACAAGCTGAAGCTGAAATATGACCTGAGCAAGAATTTCGCCGTCGGCGCCAGCTATTTTCGGGCGCAGTCGGATGTCGCAAGCCGGTTTACCGACGATGCCGGGGTCAGCACCCTGCAGATGGATGTCGAGGCGAAGTTCTGA
- the phoB gene encoding phosphate regulon transcriptional regulator PhoB — protein MSIRVLIVEDEPAIREMIGFALAGHGYACDVAGDVRRARALVADCNPDLIVLDWMLPGQSGIEFARELKRDPGTREIPIIMLTARTQEAEVVTGLDAGADDYMTKPFSPRELAARIKAVLRRSAPHAAGEALAVDGLSLDPVSHRVAAQGADLKLGPTEFRLLQFLMAHPDRVYSRGQLIDQVWGRNVYIEERTVDVHVRRLREALAPACKDQLIQTVRGAGYRLSAGH, from the coding sequence ATGTCGATACGCGTTCTGATTGTCGAAGACGAGCCGGCCATTCGTGAAATGATCGGTTTCGCCCTGGCCGGGCACGGCTACGCATGCGATGTGGCTGGCGATGTGCGCCGGGCCCGTGCCCTGGTTGCGGACTGCAACCCGGACCTGATTGTCCTGGACTGGATGCTGCCGGGCCAAAGCGGCATCGAGTTTGCGCGTGAACTGAAGCGTGATCCGGGCACACGCGAAATCCCGATCATCATGCTGACCGCCCGCACCCAGGAGGCAGAGGTGGTAACCGGCCTGGATGCGGGTGCTGACGACTACATGACCAAGCCGTTCTCGCCCCGGGAGCTGGCCGCTCGCATCAAGGCTGTGCTGCGCCGCAGCGCGCCCCACGCCGCCGGTGAGGCGCTTGCGGTTGACGGATTGTCGCTGGATCCGGTCAGCCACCGGGTCGCGGCGCAAGGCGCGGATCTGAAGCTCGGACCCACCGAATTCCGGTTGTTGCAGTTCCTGATGGCCCACCCGGATCGTGTTTACAGTCGCGGTCAGCTTATCGATCAGGTGTGGGGACGCAATGTGTATATCGAGGAACGCACGGTGGACGTGCACGTGCGTCGACTGCGCGAGGCCCTGGCCCCGGCCTGCAAGGATCAGCTGATCCAGACCGTGCGCGGAGCCGGTTATCGGTTGTCGGCGGGGCATTGA
- a CDS encoding PstS family phosphate ABC transporter substrate-binding protein, with protein MQRFSDSIRARVRVAGFLTALAGCFSPVVADAAGLIKIDGSSTVYPITEAVAEEFQIATGNRVTVGISGTGGGFKRFCRGETDISNASRPILREEMTACAQAGVKYIELPVAYDAITVVVSKDNDFVDYLTVEELKKMWEPLAQGKVTSWKQIRDGFPDMPLKLAGAGADSGTFDYFTEAVVGKAKSSRGDYQASEDDNVTVQFVSRDKGAVGYFGLAYYEENKNKLKAVPIKANAGSAQVLPSMETVNNGTYQPLSRPVFIYVKQKATRRPEVREFVEFYLKEGGELAKEVGYVNLPSAAYALAVKNFQGGKLGTGFGGASEVGLKVEELLKREGEL; from the coding sequence ATGCAGCGTTTTTCTGATTCCATTCGGGCCCGCGTGCGGGTGGCTGGTTTTCTGACCGCTCTGGCCGGCTGTTTTTCGCCCGTCGTGGCCGATGCCGCCGGTTTGATCAAGATAGATGGCTCAAGCACGGTTTATCCCATCACCGAGGCGGTGGCCGAAGAATTTCAGATCGCCACCGGCAACCGGGTCACGGTGGGCATCTCCGGCACGGGCGGCGGCTTTAAGCGCTTTTGCCGCGGCGAAACCGATATCTCCAACGCCTCACGGCCGATTCTGCGTGAGGAAATGACTGCCTGTGCCCAGGCCGGTGTCAAGTACATCGAGCTGCCTGTTGCGTATGACGCCATCACCGTGGTGGTCAGCAAGGACAACGATTTCGTCGACTACCTGACGGTGGAGGAATTGAAAAAGATGTGGGAGCCTCTCGCCCAAGGCAAGGTGACCAGTTGGAAGCAAATCCGGGACGGGTTCCCGGACATGCCCCTGAAGCTGGCCGGCGCTGGCGCCGACTCCGGCACCTTCGACTATTTCACCGAAGCGGTTGTTGGCAAGGCCAAGTCGTCCCGGGGCGATTACCAGGCCAGCGAGGATGACAATGTGACCGTGCAGTTCGTGTCCCGTGACAAGGGTGCGGTCGGATATTTCGGCCTCGCCTACTACGAGGAAAACAAGAACAAGCTCAAGGCGGTGCCGATCAAGGCCAATGCAGGCTCGGCGCAAGTATTACCGTCGATGGAAACGGTAAACAACGGCACCTATCAACCCTTGTCCCGCCCGGTCTTTATCTACGTGAAGCAGAAGGCCACGCGCCGCCCGGAAGTGCGGGAGTTTGTCGAGTTCTACCTGAAGGAAGGCGGCGAACTGGCCAAGGAGGTGGGATACGTGAACCTGCCGTCTGCCGCGTACGCGCTGGCCGTGAAAAACTTTCAGGGCGGCAAGCTCGGGACCGGTTTTGGTGGTGCATCCGAGGTCGGCCTGAAAGTGGAAGAACTGCTCAAGCGCGAGGGCGAGCTCTGA
- the phoR gene encoding phosphate regulon sensor histidine kinase PhoR produces the protein MAGGWLAEAAIGGGLITAGFILGLVAGNGSNGAVAGLALYAGWHLRNVLRLGHSLRRDGDTPESLGLWGDLFERLHRARREALAGRRRLTQIVQRFEDSSAALPDAAVVLGDGGRIDWCNEAAERLLGLSTPRDLGQRITNVVRHPDFASYFNGQGARADGVEFLSPVRNDLALHAQLVSFGHGRVLLVVRDITQVQRLEQIRRDFVANASHELRTPLTVVHGFLETLTSDMAAVPQRWQRPLELMNQQTLRMQHIVDDMLILARLEGDGTRGMDSDLDVPTLLKSIRGEALVLSGSHGHRIDLDADPALWLRGNELELRSAFTNLISNAIQHTPDGCVVNIRWRAHGGGALLEVQDHGEGIAPEHLPRLSERFYRVDASRSRALGGTGLGLAIVKHALARHGAELRITSELGQGSTFSCVFPAGLSRRVACATAAAVDPAP, from the coding sequence ATGGCCGGCGGCTGGCTTGCCGAAGCCGCCATCGGCGGCGGGCTGATAACGGCGGGGTTCATCCTCGGGCTGGTTGCGGGTAACGGAAGCAACGGTGCGGTCGCCGGTTTGGCGCTGTACGCCGGCTGGCACCTGCGCAACGTGCTCAGACTTGGCCACAGTCTGCGCCGCGACGGTGACACACCCGAGTCACTGGGCTTGTGGGGCGATCTGTTCGAGCGTCTGCACCGGGCGCGCCGCGAGGCCCTGGCTGGCCGCCGCAGACTGACGCAGATCGTGCAGCGCTTCGAGGATTCAAGTGCTGCCTTGCCGGACGCGGCGGTGGTGCTCGGTGACGGCGGTCGCATTGACTGGTGCAACGAGGCGGCTGAGCGCCTGCTGGGTCTGAGTACGCCGCGGGATCTGGGCCAGCGCATCACGAATGTTGTGCGTCACCCGGACTTCGCGAGCTATTTCAATGGCCAGGGCGCGCGCGCGGATGGGGTCGAATTTTTGTCCCCGGTACGCAACGACCTGGCCCTGCACGCGCAGTTGGTCAGCTTCGGACACGGCCGGGTCTTGCTGGTGGTGCGCGATATCACCCAGGTCCAGCGCTTGGAGCAAATCCGTCGGGACTTCGTGGCCAATGCCTCGCACGAGCTGCGCACGCCGCTGACGGTGGTCCACGGCTTCCTGGAAACGCTCACCAGCGACATGGCCGCCGTGCCGCAGCGCTGGCAGCGGCCACTGGAGCTGATGAACCAGCAGACCTTGCGCATGCAGCACATCGTTGACGACATGTTGATCCTGGCGCGTCTGGAGGGCGACGGCACGCGCGGCATGGACAGCGACCTCGATGTGCCGACCCTGTTGAAGTCGATACGCGGCGAGGCGCTGGTGCTCAGCGGTAGCCACGGACACCGCATTGATCTTGATGCTGACCCCGCGTTGTGGCTGCGCGGCAACGAACTCGAACTGCGCAGCGCGTTCACCAACCTGATCAGCAATGCCATACAGCACACGCCGGACGGTTGCGTGGTCAATATTCGTTGGCGGGCGCACGGCGGCGGCGCGTTGCTGGAGGTGCAGGACCATGGCGAAGGCATCGCCCCTGAGCACCTGCCGCGCCTGAGCGAGCGCTTTTATCGCGTTGATGCCAGCCGCTCGCGGGCGCTTGGCGGTACCGGGCTTGGGCTGGCGATCGTCAAGCACGCGCTGGCCAGACACGGCGCCGAGTTGCGGATCACCAGCGAACTTGGCCAGGGCAGCACGTTCAGCTGCGTGTTTCCGGCCGGCCTGTCACGGCGCGTGGCTTGCGCGACGGCTGCTGCTGTCGACCCGGCGCCGTAA